The genomic window GGGTGGCGCGCCAGGCGGCATGCAGGGCCGCAAACCCATCCTGCGCGCCGGGGGCAAGCATACGGCCCGCTTCGGTCAGTTCCACCGCACGGTTCAAACGGCGAAACAGCGGCGCACCCAGAGAGGTCTCAAGCGATTTGATCTGAAAGCTGAGGGCGGCAGGGGTGACGTTCAACTCTGCTGCGGCCAGCGCAAAGCTCATATGGCGGGCGGCGGCATCAAAGGCCCGAAGCGCGGTCAGCGGGGGAAGACGGTCAGACATATCAGTTAAGTATACCTTATCTGAACCATGAGAAAGTCTCGTTTGTCTGTCTTTTATGAAAGGCCCATATTCATCTCAAACCGGAGCCAAACTCTAAAGGAATTTGAGAGATGATCGAAGTTGCCATGACCCTTGAGGCGCGCAATGCCTATACAATCGCCCATCAGGAACGCGCCCGCGCCGTGAAATCAGCCTTCGGCTGGCTGTCTCCTTCCAGAATCGCTCACTGGGTCGTGTCCCTTGTGCGCATCGTCTCCCTGGGTCACGGCCCGGTTTCATCTGCGCGGGGATGACGGGCAAAGCCATGACAAGCAGGCTCAGCGCAGCCTGACCGCTCTACAAAACCTGCGCGGCTGTCACCCACCAGTTCGGCTGTGCCGCGCCGATTTTGGCGGCGGCCTCCTGCGCGGCTGTTTTCTCGGCGAAGAGGCCGAAACAGGTGGCGCCTGATCCGCTCATCCGCGCCAATGCGCAGCCGGGGCGGGCATTCAGCGCGTCCAATGCGGTGTCGATTTTGGGGGTGAGCGCCCGTGCAGGGGCGGCCAGATCATTGCGTTGACGGCAGAGCCATCCGATGAAACCGGCAAAATCGCTCCATTCCGGGTCGGACAGGCCCGCGCCTTCGGTGGTTTCCAGCCCCTGAAAGACCGTGCCGGTGGAAAGTGCCACGTCAGGGGTGACCAGTACACATGTCATCTTTGGCAGGGGCGGCACCTTATCCAGCACATCGCCAATGCCCTGCATCCGGGTGGGGCAGGCCGCCAGACAGGCGGGCAGATCGGCCCCAAGCGTCAGGATGTCTGCGGGTCCGGGCAGAGGCTGATCCCAGAATGCGGCCAGCCCTGTCAGGGCAGCGGCGGCATCTGCTGATCCACCGCCGATCCCTGCTGCGTTGGGCAGTTGTTTTTCCAGAACAATTTCCGCTCCGTGACCGGGCCCGAACAGGGCGGCGGCTTTCAGAACCAGATTATCCGGCCCGTTGGGCACCCCGGCAGCGCGCGGGCCCATCACCTGCAGCGCCAGCGTATCAGCGGGAGAGAAATGCAGCCGGTCCCCCACATCTGCGAAGACAACCAGAGAATCCAGCAGATGATAGCCATTTTCCTGTCGTCCGGT from Rhodophyticola sp. CCM32 includes these protein-coding regions:
- a CDS encoding 4-(cytidine 5'-diphospho)-2-C-methyl-D-erythritol kinase → MTTGGASVFAPAKINLALHVTGRQENGYHLLDSLVVFADVGDRLHFSPADTLALQVMGPRAAGVPNGPDNLVLKAAALFGPGHGAEIVLEKQLPNAAGIGGGSADAAAALTGLAAFWDQPLPGPADILTLGADLPACLAACPTRMQGIGDVLDKVPPLPKMTCVLVTPDVALSTGTVFQGLETTEGAGLSDPEWSDFAGFIGWLCRQRNDLAAPARALTPKIDTALDALNARPGCALARMSGSGATCFGLFAEKTAAQEAAAKIGAAQPNWWVTAAQVL